The following coding sequences lie in one Phaenicophaeus curvirostris isolate KB17595 chromosome 5, BPBGC_Pcur_1.0, whole genome shotgun sequence genomic window:
- the FEN1 gene encoding flap endonuclease 1: MGIHGLAKLIAAVAPGAIRENDIKSYFGRKVAIDASMSIYQFLIAVRQGAEVLQNEDGETTSHLMGMFYRTIRMVENGIKPVYVFDGKPPQLKSGELAKRTERRAEAEKHLQEAQEAGEEDNVEKYSKRLVKVTQQHTDECKKLLTLMGIPYVEAPGEAEASCATLVKAGKVYAAATEDMDCLTFGSPVLMRHLTASETKKLPIQEFHLNRILQDLGLTWEQFVDLCILLGCDYCESIRGIGPKRAVELIKEHKSIEKIVQQIDTKKYPLPENWLHKEAQKLFLEPDVVDPDAVELKWTEPNEEALVQFMCGEKQFNEERIRNGVKQLSKSRQGSTQGRLDDFFKVTGSITSAKRKEPEAKGSAKKKAKTNSPAAAKAKKGK, from the coding sequence ATGGGAATCCATGGCCTGGCCAAGCTTATCGCCGCCGTGGCTCCTGGTGCCATCCGGGAGAACGACATCAAGTCCTACTTCGGCCGGAAGGTCGCTATCGACGCCTCCATGAGCATCTACCAGTTCCTGATCGCCGTGCGGCAGGGAGCCGAAGTCCTTCAGAACGAAGACGGCGAGACCACCAGCCACCTGATGGGCATGTTCTACCGCACCATCCGCATGGTGGAGAACGGCATCAAGCCGGTTTACGTCTTCGACGGGAAACCACCCCAGCTGAAATCCGGAGAGCTGGCGAAGCGGACTGAACGCCGAGCCGAGGCTgagaaacacctccaggaagctCAGGAGGCCGGAGAGGAGGACAACGTCGAGAAGTACAGCAAGAGGCTGGTCAAGGTGACCCAGCAGCACACCGACGAGTGCAAGAAGTTGCTGACGTTGATGGGGATTCCCTACGTGGAGGCGCCAGGGGAAGCTGAAGCCAGCTGTGCTACCTTGGTGAAGGCCGGGAAGGTCTACGCGGCTGCTACGGAAGATATGGATTGTCTGACCTTCGGTAGCCCCGTGCTGATGCGCCATCTTACTGCTAGCGAGACGAAGAAGCTGCCCATCCAGGAGTTTCACCTGAACCGCATCCTGCAGGATCTAGGCCTGACCTGGGAGCAGTTTGTGGATCTGTGTATCCTCCTGGGATGCGACTACTGCGAGAGCATCCGCGGCATCGGGCCCAAGCGCGCCGTCGAGCTCATCAAGGAGCACAAAAGCATCGAGAAGATcgtccagcagatcgacaccaAGAAGTACCCTCTGCCTGAGAACTGGTTGCACAAAGAAGCCCAGAAGCTCTTTCTGGAGCCCGATGTGGTCGACCCCGACGCTGTCGAGCTCAAGTGGACCGAGCCCAACGAAGAGGCGCTCGTCCAGTTCATGTGTGGCGAGAAGCAGTTCAACGAAGAGCGGATCCGCAACGGGGTCAAGCAGCTGAGCAAAAGCCGACAGGGCAGCACCCAGGGCCGCCTCGATGACTTCTTCAAGGTGACGGGCTCCATCACGTCCGCCAAGCGCAAGGAGCCGGAGGCCAAGGGGTCGGCAAAGAAGAAAGCGAAGACCAATAGCCCCGCGGCCGCCAAGGCCAAAAAGGGGAAGTAG
- the TMEM258 gene encoding transmembrane protein 258, translated as MELEAMSRYTSPVNPAVFPHLTVVLLAIGMFFTAWFFVYEVTSTKYTRDIYKELLISLVASLFMGFGVLFLLLWVGIYV; from the exons ATG gagctggaggcgATGAGCAGATACACCAGCCCGGTGAACCCGGCTGTCTTCCCCCACCTCACCGTGGTGCTGTTGGCCATCGGCATGTTCTTCACTGCCTGGTTCTTTGT CTACGAGGTGACTTCCACCAAGTACACGCGGGATATCTACAAGGAGCTGCTGATCTCCCTGGTGGCCTCGCTTTTCATGGGCTTCGGAGtcctcttcctgctgctgtgggtCGGCATCTACGTCTGA